A genome region from Brooklawnia propionicigenes includes the following:
- the nuoF gene encoding NADH-quinone oxidoreductase subunit NuoF, translated as MSVDVLTPTLTDNWDQPEAWKIANYVAQGGYQAARKAVGMDPDAIITLVKDSGLRGRGGAGFPTGVKWSFIPQTNPKPKYLVINCDESEPGTCKDMPMLMATPHTLVEGVIISSYAVRAHHAFIYVRGEVLHVIRRLQQAVADAYQAGYLGKGIFGTEYDLDIVVHAGAGAYICGEETALLDSLEGRRGQPRLRPPFPAVAGLYASPTVVNNAESIASVPAIVARGADWYKLMGTEKSAGSTIYSVSGHVKRPGQYEAPLGTTYRTLLDLAGGIRDGHQLKFFTPGGSSTPILTPDQLDVHLDYEGVAAAGSILGTKALQTFDETVSVVRTTLRWTEFYKHESCGKCTPCREGSWWLVQTLHNLEQGKGHEGDIEKILDLCDNVTMKSFCTLADGFVANITSSIKYFRDEFEAGYHTPAWELFPYEKSVYFPYERERIAVSEGADQ; from the coding sequence GTGAGCGTTGACGTCCTGACCCCGACTCTGACCGATAACTGGGATCAGCCCGAGGCATGGAAGATCGCCAACTACGTCGCCCAGGGCGGCTACCAGGCCGCGCGCAAGGCGGTCGGCATGGATCCGGATGCGATCATCACCTTGGTCAAGGATTCCGGACTGCGCGGTCGTGGCGGCGCCGGCTTCCCGACCGGCGTGAAGTGGAGCTTCATCCCGCAGACCAACCCGAAGCCCAAGTACCTGGTCATCAACTGCGATGAGTCCGAGCCGGGCACCTGCAAAGACATGCCGATGCTAATGGCGACCCCGCACACGCTGGTCGAGGGCGTCATCATCAGCTCGTACGCGGTGCGCGCCCATCACGCCTTCATCTACGTGCGCGGTGAGGTGCTGCATGTGATCCGCCGGCTGCAGCAGGCCGTCGCGGACGCCTACCAGGCCGGCTACCTGGGCAAGGGCATCTTCGGCACCGAGTACGACCTCGACATCGTCGTCCATGCCGGTGCCGGCGCCTACATCTGTGGTGAGGAAACCGCGCTGCTCGATTCCCTCGAGGGACGCCGGGGCCAGCCCAGGCTTCGCCCGCCGTTCCCGGCGGTCGCCGGCCTGTACGCATCGCCGACCGTGGTCAACAACGCCGAGTCCATCGCCTCGGTGCCGGCCATCGTGGCCCGTGGGGCCGACTGGTACAAGCTGATGGGCACCGAGAAGTCGGCGGGTTCGACGATCTACTCGGTCTCGGGTCATGTCAAGCGCCCCGGACAGTACGAGGCGCCGCTGGGCACCACCTACCGGACGCTGCTCGACCTGGCCGGCGGCATCCGCGACGGTCACCAGCTGAAGTTCTTCACACCGGGTGGCTCGTCCACCCCGATCCTGACCCCCGACCAACTTGACGTGCACCTCGACTACGAGGGCGTCGCGGCGGCCGGCTCGATCCTGGGCACCAAGGCGCTGCAGACCTTCGACGAGACGGTCTCGGTGGTACGCACGACATTGCGGTGGACCGAGTTCTACAAGCACGAGTCCTGCGGCAAGTGCACGCCATGTCGAGAGGGCAGCTGGTGGCTGGTGCAGACCCTGCACAATCTCGAGCAGGGCAAGGGCCACGAGGGCGACATCGAGAAGATCCTCGACCTGTGCGACAACGTCACGATGAAGAGCTTCTGTACCCTGGCCGACGGCTTCGTGGCCAACATCACCAGCTCCATCAAGTATTTCCGGGACGAGTTCGAGGCCGGATACCACACCCCGGCCTGGGAACTGTTCCCCTACGAGAAGAGCGTCTACTTCCCGTACGAACGCGAGAGGATCGCTGTCAGTGAGGGGGCAGACCAGTGA